From the genome of Tachysurus fulvidraco isolate hzauxx_2018 chromosome 20, HZAU_PFXX_2.0, whole genome shotgun sequence, one region includes:
- the LOC113650294 gene encoding homeobox protein cut-like 1: MAAARAGSMCQRWKRFDLQQLQKDLDVAANSLTNTQHENEQTRKKLIDQSDELKKHTPEDLHEHITPLFNSFQSEIDALCERSKESEAAFHSVYKRLINVPDPVSALEAVQQLQVAVIKMRDVEAENQKLSERLQEYDREVAEVKGQEETIKALREKLESYEHLIQCGVKDDDDEDDDDHCAGTESSGENGAIKSVHRRRALSDGRPCENEAVMIVDVETANQVLEAELGVKQREVERLMEDVQKLQSSLTELTDSTTNHIRELQQQLDSKHALLQELEEKLEAQADYEEIKRELRVLRAVELGSSERPAEQSSPSRMDAPLSRQEDEEKDRDDVQKQPVKDLSGSAESRPPFSPPTTPPPPDHAHSQTPPLPRVLLKTKAPPEPSCSFSTDLFRPGFSAAFPRLSGKSSPSFVQRTFGQNPYGCELEDELDTSEIARQVKEQLMKHNIGQRVFGHYVLGLSQGSVSEILARPKPWNKLTVRGKEPFHKMRHFLSDEQNILTLRSIQGRQRGDEPEYVSLNLHLVFTWTCHFLLGLLIYCVFRKEQGTVLNTDVYSFGLAVEGVRSDDKRPSVLDVQPVASVPTMTSDLSSLSSEFLSSSISVLPYSPVELSAVTNTSSSPVMDSWREQWWSTIHCEQHKDTHTQEDPEHSNVGSEIPVSSQDYCKEHSSTESPQNLQTSNTNETPDCSSVLPSSSSPSSSLQMKQVKNTMMPLTSEQYERFMYLEVDTMELTQQVKEKLAKSGICQRVFGEKVLGLSQGSVSDMLSRPKKWTKLTQKGREPFIRMQLWIEGELQDPMRETSVSEVSQSPESSPEELVKDQQEEAEPESHDIAAGMQEVVSMQPELDTYSISQRVRQVLSDNNLGQRLFGEAVLGLTQGSVSDLLTRPKPWHRLSVKGREPFVRMQRWLNDANNIHKLREIKHTDRKVYLKRRVSSVCEDSVLDSGVCVEAGQEFVPQLKKSRVLLSAQEKEALRKAYEEKPYPSPGTVEELAQQLGLKASTVTNWFHNYRSRIRRGVFMEAAAVKSDGVSEAQTSEVQEEQQDSTLNFPESSASPRVLRDSNLRRRKVANLNSIIHRLEQAASRDETQDGDVSEESVNASSSG, from the exons AAAGACCTGGACGTCGCCGCCAATTCtctcaccaacacacagcatGAGAACGAACAAACACGGAAAAAACTCATCGACCAGAGCGACGAACTCAAGAAACACACACCAGag GATTTACACGAACACATCACTCCATTGTTTAACAGTTTCCAGTCTGAG ATCGATGCTCTGTGTGAAAGGAGTAAAGAGTCAGAGGCTGCTTTTCACAGCGTGTATAAGAGATTAATCAATGTCCCAG accCCGTGTCTGCATTAGAGGCGGTGCAGCAGCTGCAGGTTGCAGTTATTAAGATGCGTGACGTGGAGGCAGAGAACCAGAAGCTGAGCGAGAGACTACAGGAGTATGACAGAGAGGTCgcagaggtcaaaggtcaag AAGAAACGATTAAAGCTTTGAGGGAGAAACTGGAGTCTTACGAACATTTGATTCAATGTGGAGtgaaagatgatgatgatgaagatgatgatgatcactGTGCAGGAACTGAAAG TTCTGGGGAAAATGGAGCCATAAAGTCTGTTCACAGGCGCAGGGCTCTATCTGATGGCAG ACCCTGTGAGAATGAAGCAGTGATGATAGTGGATGTAGAAACAGCCAATCAG gttctGGAGGCGGAGCTTGGGGTGAAGCAGAGAGAGGTGGAGCGTCTGATGGAGGACGTACAGAAACTCCAGAGCAGCCTGACTGAACTCACAGactcaacaaccaatcacattaGAGAATTACAGCAGCAGCTTGACTCCAAACACGCACTGCTAcag gagCTCGAGGAGAAACTGGAGGCTCAGGCAGATTATGAGGAGATAAAAAGGGAACTGCG AGTTCTGAGAGCCGTCGAGCTCGGATCCTCTGAGCGTCCTGCAGAACAG AGTTCCCCGAGTCGGATGGACGCACCACTTTCTAGGCAGGAGGacgaagagaaagacagagacgaTGTCCAGAAACAACCTGTTAAAGACCTCAGTG GTTCCGCAGAAAGCCGTCCTCCTTTCTCACCCCCTACCACACCTCCACCACCTGACCACGCCCACTCACAGACTCCACCCCTTCCTCGAGTCCTCCTGAAGACCAAAGCTCCACCTGAGCCATCCTGCTCGTTCTCTACTGATTTGTTCAGGCCCGGCTTCAGCGCCGCTTTTCCTCGACTCTCTGGAAAGTCCTCTCCCTCGTTTGTCCAGCGGACATTTGGTCAGAACCCGTACGGCTGTGAGCTGGAGGACGAACTGGACACGTCTGAAATCGCTCGGCAGGTGAAGGAGCAGCTGATGAAGCACAACATTGGGCAGCGTGTGTTTGGACACTATGTGCTCGGCTTGTCTCAGGGGTCCGTTAGCGAGATCCTCGCTCGCCCCAAACCCTGGAACAAACTCACAGTGCGTGGGAAAGAACCCTTCCACAAGATGAGGCACTTCCTGTCTGACGAGCAGAACATCCTGACACTGAGGAGCATTCAGGGACGACAGAGAGGTGACGAGCCGGAATACGTTAGCCTTAACTTACACTTAGTGTTCACATGGACA tgtcacttcctgttagGCTTATTAATATACTGTGTATTCAGGAAGGAGCAAGGCACTGTTTTAAACACCGATGTCTATTCTTTTGGTCTTGCGGTCGAAGGCGTCCGCTCGGACGACAAACGTCCCTCCGTCCTGGATGTCCAGCCGGTGGCGTCCGTTCCCAcgatgacctctgacctttccaGTTTGAGCTCCGAATTTCTGAGTTCTTCCATTTCTGTGCTGCCGTACTCACCTGTGGAGCTCAGCGCTGTGACAAACACGTCGTCCTCTCCTGTGATGGACTCGTGGAGAGAGCAGTGGTGGAGCACGATACACTGTGaacaacacaaagacacacacactcaggaagaCCCAGAG CACAGCAACGTGGGGTCTGAGATTCCTGTGTCTTCTCAGGATTACTGTAAGGAACATTCGAGCACAGAGTCTCCACAAAATCTGCAGACGTCCAACACAAATGAGACGCCTGACTGCAGCTCGGTGCtgccttcctcttcctctccttcgTCCTCGCTGCAAATGAAGCAAGTGAAGAACACGATGATGCCGTTAACGTCGGAGCAGTACGAAAGGTTCATGTATCTGGAGGTGGATACGATGGAGCTCACGCAGCAGGTCAAAGAGAAACTGGCCAAGAGCGGCATCTGTCAAAGAGTGTTTGGGGAAAAG gttctGGGCCTCTCTCAGGGCAGTGTGAGTGACATGCTCTCTCGGCCGAAGAAGTGGACTAAACTGACACAGAAAGGCAGAGAGCCGTTTATACGCATGCAGCTGTGGATTGAAGGAGAACTGCAGGACCCCATGaggg AGACCTCAGTAAGTGAAGTCTCCCAGTCTCCTGAAAGCTCGCCTGAGGAGCTCGTTAAGGACCAGCAGGAAGAGGCGGAGCCTGAGTCACATGACATTGCAGCCGGAATGCAGGAAGTGGTGTCCATGCAGCCGGAACTCGACACCTACTCCATCAGCCAGAGGGTCAGACAAGTGCTGAGTGATAATAACCTCG gtcagCGTCTGTTCGGTGAGGCTGTTTTGGGTCTGACTCAGGGTTCTGTGTCTGATCTTTTAACTCGCCCCAAACCGTGGCACAGACTGAGTGTGAAAGGCCGAGAGCCATTTGTGCGAATGCAGCGATGGCTGAACGACGCCAACAATATCCACAAACTGAGAGAAATCAAACACACTGACAGAAAAG tatatcTGAAGAGGCGTGTGAGCTCGGTGTGTGAGGACTCTGTGCTggacagtggtgtgtgtgttgaggccGGACAGGAGTTTGTTCCTCAGCTGAAGAAGTCTCGGGTCCTCCTCAGTGCACAGGAGAAAGAGGCTCTGAGGAAAGCGTATGAGGAGAAACCATATCCATCACCAGGAACCGTCGAGGAACTCGCACAGCAGCTCGGGCTAAAAGCCAGCACTGTCACCAACTGGTTCCACAACTACAG GTCTCGTATCCGTCGTGGAGTCTTCATGGAAGCGGCTGCGGTGAAATCGGACGGCGTCTCCGAGGCACAGACGAGTGAAGTGCAGGAGGAGCAGCAGGACTCCACCTTAAACTTCCCAGAATCGTCTGCGTCACCTCGAGTCCTGAGAGACAGCAACCTGCGCAGACGCAAAGTCGCCAACCTGAACAGCATCATCCACCGTCTGGAGCAAGCGGCGAGTCGGGACGAGACCCAGGATGGAGACGTGAGTGAGGAGAGCGTGAACGCTTCCTCGTCAGGGTAA
- the rabgef1 gene encoding rab5 GDP/GTP exchange factor isoform X1 — protein sequence MSQRSERRGIHVDQSELLCKKGCGYYGNAAWQGLCSKCWREEYQRARQKQIQEDWELAEKLQREEDAAYASSHGPQSQPSLTPFSKFEEKKTNEKTRKVTTVKKFFSPSSRSTAKKEKGRDEEREKEREREKERGEKVQGRRESHGETLLRDLKGIFTHSWEIVSPTEESHEAKTHSPSFVRQSSVETDQVSREFVEFLKSLKPGREIHKQSRAFVESMGNKKDLGADELSECVQDFYQNMSDRLLSHFKGSSEKVERVMDQVEKYIMTRLYKSVFCPETTDDEKKDLTTQHRIRALHWVTIQMLCVPVDEEIPEAADSVVKAITDIIEMDSKRVPRDKLACITSCSKHIFNAIRVTKKEPASADDFLPTLIYIVLKANPPRLQSNIQYITRFCNPSRLMSGEDGYYFTNLCCAVAFIEKLDAHSLNLSVEDFERHMCGGCGSGEISPRRRSESASPWPIELLSALHKRQQQVLVEAQDLQVELQRWQEGVASEVQDILDKYPLEFKKHAAHTIDSENEENDRLPPPLQPQVFAG from the exons ATGAGTCAGCGATCTGAGCGGCGAGGGATCCATGTGGaccagtcagagctgctgtgtaAGAAAGGATGTGGTTACTATGGTAACGCAGCCTGGCAGGGGCTGTGCTCCAAGTGCTGGAGGGAAGAGTACCAGCGTGCACGACAGAAACAGATCCAGGAGGACTGGGAACTTGCTGAGAA GTTACAGAGGGAGGAAGACGCGGCGTACGCCAGCAGTCACGGCCCTCAGTCTCAGCCTTCTCTCACTCCTTTCTCCAAGTTCGAGGAGAAAAAAACCAACGAGAAAACACGCAAAGTGACAACAGTGAAAAAGTTCTTCAGCCCATCATCACGCAGCACGGCCAAGAAAG AGAAAGGGagggatgaggagagagagaaagagagagagagggagaaagagagaggagagaaggtgCAGGGCAGGAGGGAGAGTCACGGAGAGACACTGCTGCGAGATCTGAAGGGTATATTTACACACTCGTGGGAGATCGTGTCTCCGACTGAAG agagtcATGAGGCGAAGACCCACAGTCCGTCGTTTGTGCGTCAGTCGAGTGTGGAGACAGATCAGGTGTCCAGGGAATTTGTGGAGTTCCTGAAGAGTTTAAAACCTGGACGAGAAATCCACAAACAGAGCCGAGCCTTCGTGGAGAGCATGGGGAATAAAAAG gaccTCGGTGCTGACGAGCTCTCAGAGTGTGTGCAGGATTTCTACCAGAACATGTCTGACCGTCTCCTCTCTCACTTTAAAG GTTCCTCTGAGAAGGTGGAGCGAGTGATGGACCAGGTGGAGAAGTACATCATGACTCGTCTCTACAAGAGTGTGTTCTGTCCTGAGACCACTGACGATGAAAAGAAAGATCTGACCACGCAGCACAGGATCCG GGCATTACACTGGGTGACCATCCAGAtgctgtgtgttcctgtggatGAAGAAATTCCAGAAGCAGCTGATAGTGTAGTAAAGGCCATtacag ATATAATCGAGATGGACTCGAAGCGTGTGCCGAGAGATAAGCTGGCCTGCATCACCAGCTGCAGCAAACACATCTTCAACGCCATCAGGGTGACGAAGAAGGAGCCGGCGTCGGCCGACGATTTCCTCCCTACACTCATTTACATCGTGCTGAAGGCCAACCCGCCGCGCCTGCAGTCCAACATCCAGTACATCACACGCTTCTGCAACCCGAGCAGGCTGATGAGCGGAGAGGACGGGTACTACTTCACCAACCTG TGTTGTGCAGTGGCGTTTATCGAGAAGCTGgacgctcactcactcaaccTGAGCGTGGAGGATTTCGAGCGTCACATGTGCGGCGGCTGTGGATCCGGTGAGATTTCCCCGCGCAGGAGATCCGAATCGGCGTCCCCGTGGCCGATCGAGTTGCTCTCCGCTCTGCACAAACGGCAGCAGCAGGTTCTGGTGGAGGCACAGGATCTTCAGGTTGAGCTCCAGCGCTGGCAGGAGGGCGTGGCCAGCGAGGTGCAGGACATCCTCGACAAATATCCGCTAGAGTTCAAAAAGCATGCAGCACATACCATTGATTCTGAGAACGAGGAGAACGACCGGCTGCCCCCACCCCTGCAGCCTCAAGTGTTCGCCGGTTAG
- the kctd7 gene encoding BTB/POZ domain-containing protein KCTD7: MQQNGAGETPNGDAGQLSISSAAGAAPTCSSLSRLRRLTQDGREVPPQPTVMVVFSAARDSEPERDSAMSKCEEEKRRVAINAPNRNLPRSLRTLNAPQEFPEVIPLNVGGTYFTTRLSTLRRYEDTMLAAMFSGRHHIPRDAEGRYFIDRDGAYFGDILNFLREGELPQRERVRSVHREAQYYSIGPLLDRLEDRQPLTGEKVRQAFLDLLPYYKENLERIVEIAKLRAMQRKARFAKLKICVYKEEMPITPYERPLFNSLRFERSESEAKLFEHHCEVDVSFGPWEAVADVYDLLHCIVSDLAERGITVDQQCIGVCDKHLINHYYCKRPIYEFKITWW, from the exons ATGCAGCAGAATGGAGCAGGCGAGACCCCGAACGGAGACGCAGGGCAGCTCTCCATCAGCTCGGCCGCGGGCGCCGCACCGACATGTTCATCATTATCACGGCTGAGGAGACTCACTCAGGACGGCCGGGAAGTTCCTCCTCAGCCCACAGTCATGGTCGTGTTCTCGGCTGCGAGGGACAGCGAGCCGGAGCGAGATTCCGCCATGTCCAAGTGTGAGGAGGAGAAACGCAGAGTGGCCATTAACGCTCCGAACAGGAACCTACCCAGATCTCTGCGCACTCTGAACGCACCCCAGGAG TTTCCCGAGGTGATTCCTCTGAACGTAGGAGGGACGTACTTCACCACACGCCTGTCCACGCTGCGGCGGTACGAAGACACCATGTTGGCCGCCATGTTCAGTGGACGCCATCACATCCCCCGAGATGCCGAGGGCCGATACTTCATCGACCGTGACGGAGCTTATTTTGG CGACATCCTGAACTTCCTGCGTGAGGGTGAGCTGCCTCAGAGGGAACGTGTTCGGTCCGTTCACAGAGAAGCTCAGTATTACTCCATCGGGCCGCTGTTAGACAGGCTGGAGGACAGACAGCCGCTGACCGGGGAAAAAGTGCGACAGGCGTTCCTCGACCTATTGCCTTATTATaaag AGAATCTGGAGCGCATTGTGGAGATCGCAAAGCTGCGAGCAATGCAGAGGAAGGCTCGTTTTGCCAAGCTGAAGATCTGTGTGTATAAGGAGGAGATGCCCATCACACCGTACGAGCGTCCGCTCTTTAACTCCCTGCGATTCGAGCGCTCAGAGAGCGAGGCCAAGCTGTTCGAGCACCACTGCGAGGTGGACGTGTCGTTCGGGCCGTGGGAGGCCGTGGCTGACGTGTACGACCTGCTGCACTGCATCGTGAGCGACCTGGCCGAGCGCGGCATCACCGTCGACCAGCAGTGCATCGGAGTGTGTGATAAACACCTCATCAACCACTACTACTGCAAGAGGCCCATCTACGAGTTCAAGATCACCTGGTGGTGA
- the rabgef1 gene encoding rab5 GDP/GTP exchange factor isoform X2 → MSQRSERRGIHVDQSELLCKKGCGYYGNAAWQGLCSKCWREEYQRARQKQIQEDWELAEKLQREEDAAYASSHGPQSQPSLTPFSKFEEKKTNEKTRKVTTVKKFFSPSSRSTAKKESHEAKTHSPSFVRQSSVETDQVSREFVEFLKSLKPGREIHKQSRAFVESMGNKKDLGADELSECVQDFYQNMSDRLLSHFKGSSEKVERVMDQVEKYIMTRLYKSVFCPETTDDEKKDLTTQHRIRALHWVTIQMLCVPVDEEIPEAADSVVKAITDIIEMDSKRVPRDKLACITSCSKHIFNAIRVTKKEPASADDFLPTLIYIVLKANPPRLQSNIQYITRFCNPSRLMSGEDGYYFTNLCCAVAFIEKLDAHSLNLSVEDFERHMCGGCGSGEISPRRRSESASPWPIELLSALHKRQQQVLVEAQDLQVELQRWQEGVASEVQDILDKYPLEFKKHAAHTIDSENEENDRLPPPLQPQVFAG, encoded by the exons ATGAGTCAGCGATCTGAGCGGCGAGGGATCCATGTGGaccagtcagagctgctgtgtaAGAAAGGATGTGGTTACTATGGTAACGCAGCCTGGCAGGGGCTGTGCTCCAAGTGCTGGAGGGAAGAGTACCAGCGTGCACGACAGAAACAGATCCAGGAGGACTGGGAACTTGCTGAGAA GTTACAGAGGGAGGAAGACGCGGCGTACGCCAGCAGTCACGGCCCTCAGTCTCAGCCTTCTCTCACTCCTTTCTCCAAGTTCGAGGAGAAAAAAACCAACGAGAAAACACGCAAAGTGACAACAGTGAAAAAGTTCTTCAGCCCATCATCACGCAGCACGGCCAAGAAAG agagtcATGAGGCGAAGACCCACAGTCCGTCGTTTGTGCGTCAGTCGAGTGTGGAGACAGATCAGGTGTCCAGGGAATTTGTGGAGTTCCTGAAGAGTTTAAAACCTGGACGAGAAATCCACAAACAGAGCCGAGCCTTCGTGGAGAGCATGGGGAATAAAAAG gaccTCGGTGCTGACGAGCTCTCAGAGTGTGTGCAGGATTTCTACCAGAACATGTCTGACCGTCTCCTCTCTCACTTTAAAG GTTCCTCTGAGAAGGTGGAGCGAGTGATGGACCAGGTGGAGAAGTACATCATGACTCGTCTCTACAAGAGTGTGTTCTGTCCTGAGACCACTGACGATGAAAAGAAAGATCTGACCACGCAGCACAGGATCCG GGCATTACACTGGGTGACCATCCAGAtgctgtgtgttcctgtggatGAAGAAATTCCAGAAGCAGCTGATAGTGTAGTAAAGGCCATtacag ATATAATCGAGATGGACTCGAAGCGTGTGCCGAGAGATAAGCTGGCCTGCATCACCAGCTGCAGCAAACACATCTTCAACGCCATCAGGGTGACGAAGAAGGAGCCGGCGTCGGCCGACGATTTCCTCCCTACACTCATTTACATCGTGCTGAAGGCCAACCCGCCGCGCCTGCAGTCCAACATCCAGTACATCACACGCTTCTGCAACCCGAGCAGGCTGATGAGCGGAGAGGACGGGTACTACTTCACCAACCTG TGTTGTGCAGTGGCGTTTATCGAGAAGCTGgacgctcactcactcaaccTGAGCGTGGAGGATTTCGAGCGTCACATGTGCGGCGGCTGTGGATCCGGTGAGATTTCCCCGCGCAGGAGATCCGAATCGGCGTCCCCGTGGCCGATCGAGTTGCTCTCCGCTCTGCACAAACGGCAGCAGCAGGTTCTGGTGGAGGCACAGGATCTTCAGGTTGAGCTCCAGCGCTGGCAGGAGGGCGTGGCCAGCGAGGTGCAGGACATCCTCGACAAATATCCGCTAGAGTTCAAAAAGCATGCAGCACATACCATTGATTCTGAGAACGAGGAGAACGACCGGCTGCCCCCACCCCTGCAGCCTCAAGTGTTCGCCGGTTAG